DNA sequence from the Cicer arietinum cultivar CDC Frontier isolate Library 1 unplaced genomic scaffold, Cicar.CDCFrontier_v2.0 Ca_scaffold_5752_v2.0, whole genome shotgun sequence genome:
GAACTTGAACAAAGGAAGTGAGGTTCCTAAAGCGCAGCCATACCTTCTCCCAAACAACAGCTTCGTAGTGGTTAGAAACGGAACCGTCATTAGCAGAAAGTACGAGGCGGTAATTGGCTCCTGAGACAACCTGGGATTCACCTTTGATAACTTTCTCGAACTTCAGCTTGGCCCCACTTCGCTTGTCGTATTCGGTAACGGCGAAATTGGCGACATCGGTCACATGTGGATCGTTGATGTTCTCGATCGGACTCCAACCGCCAGGGATAGCTTCATTTCTCGTAGTCT
Encoded proteins:
- the LOC101488752 gene encoding cysteine proteinase inhibitor 5-like gives rise to the protein MRFQLIFLLLVVLLASKTTRNEAIPGGWSPIENINDPHVTDVANFAVTEYDKRSGAKLKFEKVIKGESQVVSGANYRLVLSANDGSVSNHYEAVVWEKVWLRFRNLTSFVQVHA